A region from the Melioribacter roseus P3M-2 genome encodes:
- the arsM gene encoding arsenite methyltransferase produces the protein MENKNELKKIVKEKYAQIAAKKNSESCCDNYSCCAEDVDYSNLQDDYTGEAGYMPDADLGLGCGIPTKHAGIKEGDVVVDLGSGAGNDAFVACAIVGAKGKVIGIDMTEEMIRKAETNKSKLGYDNVFFKLGDIENIPLEDNIADVVISNCVLNLVPDKRKAFAEIYRILKPGAHFCVSDIVSTGEMTEEFKKSAELYAGCVSGAIPEKEYLKIIEDTCFKKIEIKTSKKIELPDELLKKYLDEKESANFKKSSVGLRSITVTAYK, from the coding sequence ATGGAAAATAAAAACGAACTCAAAAAAATTGTGAAAGAAAAATACGCTCAAATAGCCGCTAAAAAAAATTCGGAATCTTGTTGCGATAATTACTCGTGCTGCGCCGAAGATGTCGATTATTCGAACCTTCAGGACGATTATACGGGCGAAGCCGGTTATATGCCCGACGCAGACCTCGGTTTGGGATGCGGCATTCCGACCAAACATGCCGGCATTAAAGAAGGCGATGTGGTAGTAGACCTCGGCAGCGGCGCGGGAAACGACGCTTTTGTAGCGTGCGCTATTGTCGGCGCTAAAGGAAAAGTCATCGGAATCGATATGACCGAAGAAATGATCCGGAAAGCGGAGACAAATAAATCTAAGCTCGGCTATGATAACGTGTTTTTTAAGCTCGGCGATATCGAAAATATTCCGCTTGAAGATAATATTGCGGACGTCGTTATAAGCAACTGCGTATTAAATCTTGTGCCGGACAAAAGAAAGGCTTTTGCAGAAATTTACAGAATACTAAAACCGGGCGCGCATTTCTGCGTTTCGGACATAGTATCGACTGGCGAAATGACGGAAGAATTTAAAAAGTCGGCGGAACTATATGCCGGTTGTGTTTCCGGTGCGATTCCTGAAAAAGAATATCTTAAAATTATCGAAGATACCTGTTTTAAGAAGATTGAAATCAAAACTTCCAAAAAAATCGAATTGCCGGACGAACTTCTGAAGAAATATCTTGACGAAAAAGAGAGTGCGAATTTCAAAAAAAGCTCCGTAGGGCTAAGGAGCATTACTGTTACGGCATATAAATAA
- a CDS encoding S8 family serine peptidase — translation MKPTLRILIFLFVAATLFSQEEIKVHDNVYYLSNTIVVKLKDAYADVNAFKRETEKKSIKIDGISKAFPQGAKVLRKGADRFESIYILKTGGNKDPYEVSAKLNKMKEVEWAEPKLIRRVAIIPNDSLLSAGRQYNIGMISAEKAWDISKGDTSIIIAIIDTGVDWNHPDLKANILFDSNGNLVGTDLGGLNGRPDDDPREDIPPDGRNSYHGTHVAGIASAVTNNSIGIAGVGFNCTIMPVKVSRSDKRDASGYPFVWYGFEGIKWAVDNGAKIINCSWGGYGYSRYEKEIIDYAIENGVVIIAAAGNENSSGLFYPASYEGVLSVGWLDEKGEKATYGSHSGSNFGTQVDVMAPGSFIYSTWPTYSGADSIYRSISGSSMASPHAAGVAGLVAARFSNYTPLQIAERIRASSAPLKSSLPQHQYLLGTGRIDAYNAVKDTNLFSIRATKIDLVEDGNGNGLLESGEAVDIRIRFTNYLDPSPQTTVYLMSDDDAIILENSEFNLPAMNTLDTADNSSAPFRFVISENSPFNHTVDIMIKYEGDSYEDYQWFSVRVNPTYATHDANKIVMTITSKGALGFNDYPDNQEGRGFVYKNGDNLLFEGAFMYGASSTKVMDAARNDFFQNEDFNLLEKVRITTDENNNQIGRTAFDDSGFGEGALGIKTELTSYGFSDAPDDSYIILVNKLINQSGADINGLYAGYFFDWDMPAEIPDIDIVGFDEEGRFGYVYCENDSILDTYVGIGLLHDESKLGFYPIENSADTGAVMLFDENGFTKEEKWSALTGGVITKQIGPADVSMVVSSGPHDLIDGGEVKIPFVIAAGDNLEELRASIQAARNKYSQLITDVRENSISFTYNLSQNYPNPFNPSTVIRYEIPERQFVTIKVYDLLGREVAALVNEAKDAGSYSLEFSADKYKLSSGIYFYALKAGNNFIVKKMIFAK, via the coding sequence ATGAAGCCGACCCTAAGAATTTTAATTTTCCTGTTTGTCGCAGCAACGCTCTTTTCTCAGGAGGAAATCAAAGTACATGATAATGTTTATTATTTGAGCAATACTATTGTTGTTAAATTGAAAGATGCTTATGCAGACGTCAACGCATTCAAAAGAGAAACGGAAAAGAAATCAATAAAAATCGACGGGATATCAAAGGCATTCCCGCAGGGCGCAAAGGTATTGAGGAAAGGCGCCGACAGATTCGAATCGATTTACATTTTGAAAACCGGCGGCAATAAAGATCCGTACGAAGTTTCGGCAAAGTTGAATAAAATGAAAGAAGTCGAATGGGCTGAGCCAAAGTTAATCAGAAGAGTAGCCATAATTCCGAATGATTCTCTTTTGAGCGCTGGCAGGCAGTACAATATCGGTATGATTTCCGCTGAAAAAGCGTGGGATATTTCCAAAGGCGATACTTCGATAATTATTGCAATAATAGATACGGGAGTCGACTGGAATCACCCCGACCTGAAAGCAAATATATTGTTCGATTCAAACGGCAATTTGGTTGGAACCGATTTGGGCGGATTAAACGGCAGACCGGACGACGACCCGCGCGAAGACATTCCGCCCGACGGCAGAAATTCGTATCACGGAACTCATGTGGCTGGAATTGCATCCGCCGTCACCAACAATTCGATTGGAATAGCCGGAGTCGGGTTTAATTGCACGATAATGCCCGTAAAAGTATCGCGCAGCGACAAACGCGACGCCAGCGGTTATCCGTTTGTCTGGTACGGATTCGAAGGAATTAAATGGGCGGTCGACAACGGCGCCAAAATAATCAATTGCAGCTGGGGCGGGTACGGATATTCGCGATACGAAAAAGAAATTATCGACTATGCCATCGAAAACGGGGTAGTTATAATAGCCGCTGCCGGAAACGAAAACAGCTCGGGACTCTTTTATCCCGCCAGTTACGAAGGCGTCCTATCTGTCGGCTGGCTCGATGAAAAAGGAGAAAAAGCTACTTATGGTTCTCACTCAGGCTCCAATTTCGGCACTCAGGTCGACGTTATGGCGCCGGGCTCATTTATCTATTCCACCTGGCCGACTTATTCCGGAGCGGATTCGATTTACCGTTCCATTAGCGGCTCTTCGATGGCGTCTCCTCATGCCGCGGGCGTTGCAGGACTGGTGGCAGCCAGATTTTCGAATTATACCCCTCTTCAAATTGCCGAAAGAATAAGAGCTTCGAGCGCGCCTCTTAAAAGCAGTTTGCCGCAACATCAATATCTCCTCGGAACAGGTAGGATCGACGCGTATAATGCGGTTAAAGATACTAATCTATTTTCGATCAGAGCGACTAAAATCGACTTAGTTGAAGACGGAAACGGCAACGGACTTCTCGAGTCGGGCGAAGCCGTCGATATCAGAATCCGATTTACGAATTATCTCGATCCGTCTCCGCAAACAACAGTTTATCTGATGTCCGACGACGACGCTATTATTCTTGAAAATAGCGAGTTTAATCTGCCTGCAATGAATACGCTGGATACCGCCGATAATTCTTCGGCTCCGTTCAGATTTGTAATCTCCGAGAATTCCCCGTTTAACCATACTGTCGATATAATGATCAAATACGAAGGCGATTCTTACGAGGACTATCAATGGTTTTCTGTAAGAGTCAATCCTACTTATGCGACGCACGACGCCAACAAAATAGTAATGACGATCACAAGCAAAGGCGCTCTGGGTTTTAACGACTATCCGGACAATCAGGAAGGCAGGGGATTTGTCTACAAAAACGGCGATAATCTCTTGTTCGAAGGAGCTTTTATGTACGGCGCTTCTTCGACAAAAGTGATGGACGCCGCAAGGAACGATTTTTTTCAGAATGAAGATTTCAATCTGTTGGAAAAGGTTCGTATTACAACCGATGAAAATAATAATCAAATCGGAAGAACGGCGTTTGACGATTCGGGATTCGGAGAGGGCGCTCTCGGAATTAAAACGGAGCTCACTTCTTACGGATTTTCGGACGCCCCGGACGACAGTTATATAATTCTCGTAAATAAACTGATAAATCAGAGCGGAGCGGATATTAACGGTCTTTATGCCGGATACTTTTTCGATTGGGATATGCCCGCCGAAATACCCGATATCGATATAGTCGGTTTCGACGAAGAAGGACGTTTCGGATATGTTTATTGCGAAAACGATTCGATCCTCGACACGTATGTCGGCATTGGTCTGCTGCACGATGAAAGCAAACTCGGATTTTATCCGATTGAAAATTCAGCAGACACCGGCGCCGTAATGCTCTTTGACGAAAACGGATTTACAAAAGAAGAAAAATGGAGCGCTCTGACAGGCGGAGTTATTACAAAGCAGATTGGACCGGCGGACGTTTCGATGGTTGTTTCGTCCGGACCGCATGACTTGATTGACGGCGGCGAAGTTAAAATACCTTTTGTAATTGCAGCGGGCGATAATCTCGAAGAGCTGCGCGCGTCTATTCAAGCCGCGCGAAATAAATACAGTCAATTGATTACGGATGTGCGTGAAAATTCAATTTCGTTTACTTACAACCTCTCTCAAAACTATCCCAATCCGTTTAATCCCTCGACGGTTATAAGATATGAAATACCCGAACGGCAATTCGTTACAATAAAAGTTTACGATTTGCTCGGCAGGGAAGTGGCGGCGCTTGTAAACGAAGCGAAAGATGCGGGAAGCTACAGTCTGGAATTCTCTGCGGATAAATATAAACTTTCAAGCGGAATTTACTTCTATGCTTTGAAAGCGGGAAATAATTTTATCGTTAAGAAAATGATATTTGCCAAGTAA
- a CDS encoding S46 family peptidase, giving the protein MKRIRYSLIIVSLMILNIIVKGVPGEGMYPLSELKKLDLKKLGFNLSLSDIYNPDGISLINAIVNIGGCTGSFVSENGLILTNHHCAFGAVSRASTPENNYLENGFYAADIKDEIPAAGYTVRITESYKDVSDEVLAGLDEISDFVERSRLIEKRMNEIAAREKDEANAVDAEVSEMFPGKTYILFKYKIIKDVRLVYVPPRSIGEFGGETDNWMWPRHTGDFSFLRAYVAPDGSSAEYSQSNVPYHPQKFLKINPNGVKENDFVFILGYPGRTYRNYPAWFLDYQQNYFLPYNEQLYSNMIDALENLSENDKALELKYAPFIKGLSNAMKNYRGKMLGIRKLELLKKEYEEDRKLKDFIDSDPELEEKYGSLFDELESVYNKLFDNIRPSMWLNRLYRFSNVINYADAVLNQIEGKPSNDINKIYQRIDLPFEKVFLKKMLDDALNFSELSSVDAVTNVVKDTDTETFLNKLFESEFLKEETPDKLINGEINYSEIKPEDDLLLTFAAALKKQKNELNEISAYVDGKLNMLLPQYIEIRKLYEGRSFIPDANGTLRMTYGNIKGYEPRDAVYYKPVTTLEGVIEKSYLGNEYAVPDNLRTAYDKKNFGEFFDAYVGGVPVAILYNTDTTGGNSGSPVMNADGELIGLNFDRCFEATINDYAWNDSYSRSIGVDIRYILWIAKYVDNAERVIEEVIK; this is encoded by the coding sequence ATGAAAAGAATACGCTACTCTCTCATAATAGTTTCGTTAATGATATTAAACATTATCGTCAAAGGCGTTCCCGGCGAGGGAATGTATCCTTTAAGCGAATTGAAAAAACTCGATTTAAAGAAACTCGGCTTTAATCTGAGTTTGAGCGATATTTATAATCCCGACGGAATCAGTTTGATAAATGCGATTGTCAACATAGGCGGTTGCACCGGTTCGTTCGTCTCGGAAAACGGACTTATACTTACTAATCATCACTGCGCATTCGGAGCCGTCAGTCGCGCCAGCACGCCCGAAAACAACTATCTCGAAAACGGTTTTTATGCCGCCGACATTAAAGACGAAATTCCCGCCGCCGGCTATACGGTCAGGATTACCGAATCTTACAAAGACGTTAGCGACGAAGTTCTGGCGGGTCTCGACGAAATATCCGACTTTGTCGAAAGGAGCCGTTTAATCGAAAAACGGATGAACGAAATTGCCGCCCGCGAAAAAGACGAAGCCAACGCCGTCGATGCGGAAGTATCCGAAATGTTTCCCGGCAAAACTTATATCCTTTTCAAATACAAAATTATCAAAGACGTGCGACTCGTCTACGTTCCTCCGCGTTCAATAGGAGAATTCGGCGGCGAAACCGACAACTGGATGTGGCCGCGTCATACAGGCGACTTTTCGTTTTTGCGAGCATACGTTGCGCCCGATGGTTCTTCTGCCGAATATTCTCAAAGCAATGTGCCCTACCATCCGCAGAAATTTTTGAAAATCAATCCTAACGGAGTAAAAGAAAACGACTTCGTATTTATTCTCGGATACCCGGGAAGAACGTATCGCAACTATCCGGCATGGTTTCTGGATTACCAGCAAAATTACTTTCTGCCTTATAACGAACAGCTCTATTCGAACATGATCGACGCTCTCGAAAATCTGAGCGAGAACGATAAAGCTCTCGAATTGAAATACGCTCCTTTCATAAAAGGTCTTTCCAATGCCATGAAAAATTACCGCGGCAAAATGCTGGGCATTCGTAAACTCGAACTCCTGAAAAAAGAATACGAAGAAGACAGAAAACTGAAAGATTTCATCGATAGCGATCCCGAACTCGAAGAAAAGTACGGCAGTCTCTTTGACGAACTCGAGAGCGTTTACAACAAATTATTCGACAACATCCGTCCTTCGATGTGGTTGAACAGACTCTATCGTTTTTCGAATGTAATTAATTATGCCGATGCAGTTTTAAATCAAATCGAAGGCAAGCCTTCGAACGATATTAACAAAATATATCAACGTATCGATCTGCCTTTCGAAAAAGTTTTTTTGAAGAAAATGCTGGACGACGCGCTCAATTTTTCGGAACTCTCGTCGGTCGACGCGGTAACGAATGTTGTTAAGGATACGGATACCGAAACTTTTTTAAACAAATTATTCGAATCGGAATTTCTAAAAGAAGAGACGCCTGACAAATTGATTAACGGCGAAATAAACTATTCCGAAATTAAACCGGAAGACGATTTGCTGCTGACTTTCGCGGCTGCGTTGAAAAAACAAAAAAACGAACTTAATGAAATATCAGCTTACGTCGACGGAAAACTGAATATGCTTCTGCCTCAATACATTGAAATAAGAAAACTTTACGAAGGCAGGTCGTTTATTCCCGACGCCAACGGCACATTGAGAATGACATACGGCAATATAAAAGGATACGAACCGAGAGACGCGGTTTATTACAAACCGGTAACAACCCTTGAAGGCGTTATCGAAAAAAGTTACCTGGGCAACGAATATGCAGTGCCGGACAATCTTAGAACCGCTTACGACAAAAAGAATTTCGGAGAATTCTTCGATGCCTATGTCGGCGGAGTTCCGGTGGCAATTTTATACAATACCGACACAACCGGAGGCAATTCCGGCAGTCCCGTTATGAATGCCGACGGAGAATTAATAGGACTGAATTTCGACCGTTGTTTCGAAGCCACAATTAACGATTATGCGTGGAACGATTCTTACAGCCGTTCCATCGGCGTCGATATTCGTTATATTTTATGGATAGCTAAATATGTAGACAATGCCGAACGAGTAATCGAAGAGGTAATTAAATAA
- a CDS encoding GIY-YIG nuclease family protein, which produces MYILKCSDGSYYTGSTKDIERRLWEHQHQIGAKYTKSRQPVELIYYEEYDRIDKAYYREKQVQGWRRQKKEALINGCPELLPQLAKKVFRKKG; this is translated from the coding sequence ATGTACATATTAAAATGCTCTGACGGCAGTTATTATACGGGAAGCACAAAAGATATCGAACGCAGACTTTGGGAACATCAACATCAAATTGGAGCAAAGTATACAAAGAGCAGGCAACCCGTTGAATTAATCTATTACGAGGAGTATGACCGAATTGACAAGGCATATTATCGCGAAAAACAAGTACAGGGCTGGCGCAGACAAAAGAAAGAAGCTCTAATTAACGGCTGTCCCGAATTGCTGCCTCAACTTGCCAAAAAAGTGTTTAGAAAGAAGGGATAA
- a CDS encoding N-6 DNA methylase, with the protein MENAKLSLIRDYLTKIKSANKELTKKEAFKDLLNRLYASDQTILELIDKITLGAEKTIVNIPRKDKLHKGSADTLYNHIIIEFENDLKKTLNHAKEQLAGYLLGQLRAGEGYNFTLIASDFINWKVFAPDVNCLEKIESLKEHELILNEVRSASFALNERNAEEFYYWIDRFLFKEEKQKATLKRIEEAFGYQSNIFIESFRELYKWFNEAKKFGEVQVSYEQWSKFLSIAYGSFEARDNIFLIHTYLSIFSKMLAYSVLSNDDYIDDNEMRAILDGTIFHRYNIRNFVDNDFFHWVNTERSYNNLKKVFRLIAQEISNFDFTDVDEDILKGVYQELIDIDTRHALGEYYTPDWLCERIVNEFSFTKKDKILDPACGSGSFLRAAIHRIKNLNPDITIEEINERIYGIDIHPLSVQIAKTTLLLALGKDIKNARKPIYLNVILANTLLAPEGVENLFGNEFLLNIDKDKYLLTTQILEDVKMFDEALAICDDLAEQTMGKKNESEEVFEKIFRRHFVERMGNKSGANKQIIQSFYKIYTGLKSVKEKGRDSIWRFIVQNLYKPYFLAGKFDYVIGNPPWFTYSSIRNEEYQNILNSLAEKLLVKPKKVANFPHLEIAAIFFAYCSSYFLNNEGKIAFVLPRSFFSADHHENIRSGKAAGFKIYSVWDLKDVCPLFRIPSCVFFAEKKNKREKVTVVNGKIIEGNLPDNNSNLLTARDYIKETIVKWRYVKQGKASAFSTRKSKSNDKENPYKKLFKQGATIVPRCFYFVDLDQETPDDFRDRILNIKTSEAIKNDAKKPWKGLEFKGKIESRFLFRTALAKSILPFALYNPDLIVLPAIITINEKNEKEIKLLSSDELRQEGYLNASKWFRNTENIWDIYKTEKSKNMTSNNRLNFQRGLTEQNLNAQYLVLYNSSAKDANATIVDREKLDLTFVVESKGYWLSTENKNEAYYLTAILNSKIPNDLMKDFQTRGLFGVRDVHKKILDIYFPRFYENEETHMRLAQLSEIAHKKAENYLLENPPQNQLTATRLGRLRLEIKKHLSSEMKEIDKLVKKIVG; encoded by the coding sequence ATGGAAAACGCAAAGCTATCTCTTATCAGGGATTATTTAACTAAAATCAAATCGGCTAATAAAGAACTGACAAAAAAAGAAGCATTTAAAGATTTGTTAAATAGGCTATATGCAAGCGACCAAACAATTCTCGAGTTAATTGACAAAATAACGCTCGGAGCCGAAAAAACGATTGTAAATATTCCAAGAAAAGACAAGCTGCACAAAGGAAGCGCAGACACGCTTTATAATCATATAATTATCGAATTTGAAAACGACCTAAAGAAAACTCTCAATCATGCAAAGGAGCAATTAGCCGGTTATCTTCTGGGACAATTAAGAGCAGGCGAAGGTTATAATTTTACTTTAATCGCCTCGGATTTTATAAACTGGAAGGTTTTTGCGCCGGACGTAAACTGCCTTGAGAAGATCGAATCGCTTAAGGAACACGAACTAATACTGAATGAAGTGCGGAGCGCTTCGTTTGCGCTGAACGAACGAAACGCAGAAGAATTTTATTATTGGATTGACCGCTTTCTATTCAAAGAAGAAAAACAAAAAGCGACTCTAAAAAGAATCGAAGAAGCTTTCGGCTACCAAAGCAATATTTTTATCGAATCGTTCCGCGAATTGTATAAGTGGTTTAACGAAGCAAAGAAATTCGGCGAAGTTCAGGTTTCTTACGAACAGTGGAGTAAATTTTTGAGCATTGCCTACGGTTCTTTCGAAGCCAGAGATAATATCTTTCTTATTCATACTTATCTCAGTATTTTTTCTAAAATGTTGGCATATAGCGTTTTATCCAACGACGACTATATAGACGACAACGAAATGAGAGCCATACTTGACGGAACGATTTTTCATAGATATAACATACGCAATTTTGTCGATAACGATTTTTTTCACTGGGTTAATACAGAACGAAGCTATAACAATTTGAAAAAAGTGTTCAGATTGATTGCCCAGGAAATATCCAATTTCGATTTTACCGACGTAGACGAGGATATTCTCAAAGGCGTTTATCAGGAATTGATCGACATTGACACAAGACATGCGCTCGGAGAGTACTACACTCCGGATTGGCTTTGCGAAAGAATTGTAAACGAGTTTTCATTTACAAAAAAAGATAAAATACTCGACCCCGCTTGCGGAAGCGGGTCTTTTTTGAGAGCGGCTATCCACCGAATAAAAAACCTAAATCCCGATATTACCATAGAAGAAATAAACGAACGGATTTATGGAATCGATATTCACCCGCTCAGCGTTCAAATAGCCAAAACAACTTTATTGCTTGCGCTCGGTAAGGATATTAAAAACGCCAGAAAACCGATTTATTTAAATGTAATTCTTGCCAACACGCTCCTTGCGCCCGAAGGAGTGGAAAATCTTTTCGGCAACGAATTTCTATTGAATATCGACAAAGATAAATATTTGTTAACCACACAGATACTCGAAGACGTTAAAATGTTTGACGAGGCGCTCGCCATTTGCGACGACCTGGCCGAACAAACTATGGGCAAAAAGAATGAATCGGAAGAAGTCTTTGAAAAGATTTTCAGAAGACATTTTGTTGAAAGAATGGGAAATAAATCGGGCGCAAACAAACAAATTATTCAAAGCTTTTATAAAATTTATACCGGATTGAAATCCGTTAAAGAAAAAGGGAGAGACAGCATCTGGAGGTTTATCGTTCAAAATCTGTATAAACCGTACTTCCTTGCGGGCAAATTCGATTATGTAATCGGCAATCCTCCATGGTTTACTTATAGTTCGATAAGAAATGAGGAATATCAAAATATTTTAAATTCTTTAGCGGAAAAACTCCTTGTTAAACCTAAAAAGGTGGCAAATTTTCCTCACCTTGAAATAGCCGCAATTTTCTTTGCATACTGCAGCAGTTATTTTCTCAATAACGAAGGTAAAATTGCTTTTGTTCTGCCCAGAAGCTTTTTCAGCGCCGATCATCACGAAAATATACGCAGCGGAAAAGCCGCGGGTTTCAAAATCTATAGTGTTTGGGATTTAAAGGACGTTTGTCCGCTTTTCAGAATTCCAAGCTGCGTCTTCTTTGCCGAAAAGAAAAATAAAAGAGAGAAAGTTACCGTTGTTAACGGAAAAATAATCGAAGGTAATCTCCCCGACAACAACAGCAATCTTTTGACGGCAAGGGATTATATTAAAGAAACTATTGTAAAATGGCGCTACGTAAAACAAGGAAAAGCTTCCGCATTTTCAACGCGCAAATCTAAATCCAACGATAAAGAAAATCCGTACAAAAAATTATTCAAACAAGGAGCCACGATTGTGCCGAGATGTTTCTACTTTGTCGATCTGGATCAGGAAACGCCCGATGATTTTCGCGACAGGATATTGAATATTAAAACTTCGGAAGCAATCAAAAACGACGCAAAAAAACCGTGGAAAGGACTCGAGTTTAAAGGAAAAATCGAAAGCCGGTTCCTTTTCAGAACCGCCCTAGCTAAAAGTATTCTTCCTTTTGCCCTTTATAATCCCGATTTAATAGTTCTGCCGGCTATAATTACAATTAATGAAAAAAACGAAAAAGAGATAAAGCTTCTATCCTCCGACGAATTAAGACAGGAAGGCTATCTAAATGCGTCGAAGTGGTTTAGGAATACTGAAAACATTTGGGATATTTATAAAACAGAAAAATCAAAAAATATGACCTCGAACAACAGGTTAAATTTTCAGAGGGGATTAACCGAACAAAATCTTAATGCGCAATATTTGGTATTATATAATTCATCGGCAAAGGATGCAAATGCAACGATAGTTGATAGAGAAAAATTGGATTTAACTTTTGTTGTTGAGAGCAAGGGTTACTGGCTTTCTACTGAAAACAAGAATGAAGCTTACTATTTGACGGCAATCTTAAATTCTAAAATACCAAACGATTTAATGAAAGATTTTCAAACAAGAGGTTTGTTCGGCGTAAGAGATGTACACAAAAAAATTCTGGATATATATTTTCCGAGATTTTATGAAAACGAAGAGACGCATATGAGACTTGCTCAATTGAGTGAGATTGCGCATAAAAAAGCGGAAAACTATCTTCTCGAAAATCCGCCTCAAAATCAACTGACGGCTACGCGTCTCGGCAGACTTCGTCTTGAAATAAAAAAGCATCTTTCATCAGAAATGAAGGAAATTGATAAGCTTGTGAAGAAGATTGTGGGCTAA
- a CDS encoding calcium/sodium antiporter: MYYINNGLFLSIMLIQILILIIGFGILIKAANYLVEGASSLAIKLNISQTVIGLTIVAFGTSAPELIVNVLASVRGSSGITIGNVVGSNIANILLILGVSSIIKSLHAEKNTVWKEIPFSLLAALVLLVLANDSFFYNSPDSITSGDGIILLFFFIIFMIYVYEISKDNDFNSVIKEKITSVPKSIFFITAGVLGLFIGGKLIVDSAITLAKMMDVSEAIIGFTIVAFGTSLPELATSAVAAYKGNDNIAVGNIVGSNILNIFWILGVSAIISSIPFSNKLNLDLIFLVFISTLLFFTMFTGKKKTLERWEGILFVGLYILYMLRFIVFES; this comes from the coding sequence TTGTATTACATAAATAATGGCTTGTTTTTAAGTATTATGCTAATACAAATACTGATTTTAATTATAGGTTTTGGTATCCTAATTAAAGCCGCCAATTATTTGGTAGAAGGAGCTTCTTCACTGGCGATAAAGTTAAACATTTCGCAAACGGTTATTGGTTTAACTATTGTAGCTTTCGGCACCTCCGCGCCGGAATTAATTGTAAATGTTTTAGCTTCCGTCAGAGGCAGTTCTGGTATTACTATTGGCAATGTAGTAGGTAGCAATATAGCGAACATTCTTTTAATACTAGGCGTGTCTAGCATAATAAAGTCGCTTCATGCGGAAAAGAATACTGTTTGGAAAGAAATACCGTTTTCTTTGTTGGCTGCCTTAGTCCTTTTAGTATTGGCAAACGACTCTTTTTTTTATAATAGCCCGGACTCTATTACATCGGGCGATGGGATAATATTATTGTTTTTCTTTATCATCTTCATGATTTATGTTTATGAAATTTCAAAAGATAACGATTTTAATTCAGTCATAAAAGAAAAAATAACTTCTGTTCCTAAATCTATTTTTTTTATTACTGCTGGCGTTCTAGGCTTGTTTATAGGCGGGAAGTTAATAGTAGACTCCGCTATAACATTAGCTAAAATGATGGATGTTTCAGAAGCTATAATTGGGTTTACCATTGTAGCGTTTGGCACATCGCTTCCGGAATTAGCCACGTCGGCTGTCGCAGCCTATAAGGGAAACGATAATATTGCAGTCGGCAATATTGTGGGCTCTAACATTTTGAATATCTTTTGGATACTTGGGGTAAGCGCAATTATTAGTTCTATACCATTTTCCAACAAATTAAATTTGGATCTCATTTTTCTCGTTTTTATATCAACGTTGCTGTTTTTTACAATGTTTACAGGAAAAAAGAAGACGCTTGAAAGATGGGAGGGAATCTTGTTTGTTGGCTTATATATTTTATACATGCTTCGATTTATTGTATTTGAAAGTTAA